The following proteins are encoded in a genomic region of Marinitoga hydrogenitolerans DSM 16785:
- a CDS encoding response regulator, with protein sequence MRKIMIFFIIIFSISIFGTTLKVGIYNTPPFFYTENGNFHYIFKGFVVDLLREIAKQEKWNIEFIYGTKAELENKLDNNEIDLLPKFFIEMFVNEKDEKTKLKNGLFLTYMGVLHKKDIEISKTKNKIFVLKKGDFLTDFYEVFSELGKIIEVNTLEEKIDKLKKDETNFAIIPPKDMEKLLHNLFGFRMEVFPIRLLIQNSNNLNQGILDKIDDYLTEYKNDKNSIYYKLLDEYIYGVTMKIPKWLYYLFMLFMVIFIAVFFTAAIYKMRYEKSLIKLKKHNDELNLQNKITEDLLKMNKRLFIKFSKIVSIISEFSESKYTIQQFSKRILSEILEIIPEADYGSVMLKNKNKVFFLSAVGHNLEMLRKIHMVSDNFKEGINSKIVIADNILDKYDGINKEILENASKQIKKSAIYSVKIKDDFYINICIDKKDENDFSKESLEILEILGNLSSIYFKNRIFLALSINEKKKAEKAGNIKTEFLANMSHDIRTPLNGIIGMIYILKNTKVNDLQKKYLDMLNNSAKLLSSLVNDILDLSKLESNEIYFEEIYFDIEKEIAEIIDTNAYIAYNKGLELNFYVDENIPKVLKGDTTKLKQILNNLVNNAIKFTEKGEVYLKVTTQKKNMDLNDIIINFEVIDTGIGIRNENIKKIFQPFVQEKSKTSRLYGGTGLGLSIVYKLVKLMNGEIEVMSVPNIGTTFLVKLPFKIESRESFEIDEIIKFSEKNVLIVDDNKTNRFIIRKYIESLSMKCVEARNGIEALKKLKLKRYDILLTDRQMPEMTGLELAEEMNKDKDLKKVKKILLSSILNKDGDIEIEIKYYKFDAIIGKPVKRNDLINSIISIFKPEIIKQKNDEEKIKISNEIKILYVDDDEINREVGRIIIESLGPTVITVENGEEAIEMIKNNYFDIVFMDIQMPVMNGYEATKKIREFNKSIPIIAMTAHLILQYKEEAIKSGMNDFITKPIEIERLLQIIKKYCKSLNKKFIENQDERIFLQNTHFDKEEFMKRVLNKRDLALKILEKYIDDTEKNIKKLKIALDKDEEENIKFYAHTIKGSSRNVSANKLAKIAEKIEINQNKKNTEKNFEELLGEFEILKEIIEKFLKDGGIKNGKNFNS encoded by the coding sequence ATGAGAAAAATAATGATTTTTTTTATTATAATATTTTCTATTTCAATATTTGGAACTACATTGAAAGTTGGAATATACAACACACCACCCTTTTTTTATACAGAAAATGGAAATTTTCATTATATATTTAAAGGTTTTGTAGTAGATTTATTAAGAGAAATTGCAAAACAAGAAAAATGGAATATTGAATTTATATATGGAACAAAAGCAGAATTAGAAAATAAACTAGATAACAATGAAATAGATTTATTACCAAAGTTTTTTATTGAGATGTTTGTTAATGAAAAAGATGAAAAAACAAAATTGAAAAACGGTTTGTTTCTTACATATATGGGAGTATTACATAAAAAAGATATTGAAATCAGTAAAACAAAAAATAAGATATTTGTGTTAAAAAAAGGAGATTTTTTAACAGATTTTTATGAGGTATTTAGTGAACTGGGTAAAATTATAGAAGTGAATACATTAGAAGAAAAAATAGATAAATTAAAAAAAGATGAGACAAATTTTGCGATAATTCCACCAAAAGATATGGAAAAATTATTACATAATCTTTTTGGGTTTAGAATGGAAGTGTTTCCTATAAGACTGTTAATTCAAAATAGCAATAATTTAAATCAAGGAATATTAGATAAAATTGATGATTATCTTACTGAATATAAAAATGATAAAAATTCAATATATTATAAATTATTGGATGAATATATTTATGGAGTAACAATGAAAATCCCAAAATGGCTATATTATCTATTTATGCTATTTATGGTAATTTTTATCGCAGTATTTTTTACAGCGGCTATTTATAAAATGAGATATGAAAAATCTTTGATAAAATTAAAAAAACATAATGATGAGTTGAATTTGCAAAATAAAATAACAGAAGATTTATTGAAAATGAATAAAAGATTATTTATAAAATTTTCTAAAATAGTAAGCATCATATCAGAGTTTTCAGAAAGTAAATATACAATACAACAGTTTAGTAAAAGAATATTAAGTGAAATCTTAGAGATAATTCCGGAGGCTGACTATGGTAGCGTAATGTTAAAAAATAAAAATAAAGTATTTTTTCTTAGTGCAGTGGGACATAATTTAGAAATGTTAAGAAAAATTCATATGGTAAGTGATAATTTTAAAGAAGGTATTAATTCAAAAATAGTTATAGCTGACAACATTTTGGATAAATATGATGGAATTAATAAAGAGATATTAGAAAATGCATCAAAGCAAATTAAAAAATCCGCCATATATAGTGTTAAGATAAAAGATGATTTTTACATAAATATATGTATTGATAAAAAAGATGAAAATGATTTTTCTAAAGAATCTTTAGAAATATTGGAAATATTAGGAAACTTAAGCAGTATTTATTTTAAGAATAGAATTTTTTTAGCTTTGTCTATTAATGAAAAGAAAAAGGCAGAAAAAGCTGGTAATATAAAAACAGAGTTTCTTGCAAATATGAGTCATGATATAAGAACACCATTAAATGGAATAATAGGAATGATATATATACTTAAAAATACAAAAGTAAATGACTTACAAAAAAAATATTTAGATATGTTAAACAATAGTGCCAAACTTTTATCAAGCCTTGTTAATGATATTTTAGATTTATCAAAATTGGAATCAAATGAAATATATTTTGAAGAAATATATTTTGATATTGAAAAAGAAATAGCGGAGATAATAGATACAAATGCATATATTGCATATAATAAAGGTCTTGAATTAAATTTTTATGTGGATGAAAATATTCCAAAAGTTTTAAAAGGAGATACAACCAAATTAAAGCAAATTTTAAATAATTTAGTAAATAATGCCATAAAGTTTACAGAAAAAGGAGAAGTGTATTTAAAGGTAACTACTCAAAAAAAGAATATGGATTTAAACGATATAATAATTAATTTTGAAGTAATTGATACAGGAATTGGGATCAGAAATGAAAATATAAAAAAAATTTTTCAGCCATTTGTGCAGGAAAAATCTAAAACATCACGTCTTTATGGAGGAACAGGATTAGGATTAAGCATTGTATATAAATTGGTGAAATTAATGAATGGAGAAATTGAAGTAATGTCTGTTCCAAATATAGGAACAACATTTTTAGTCAAATTACCATTCAAAATTGAAAGTAGAGAATCTTTTGAAATTGATGAAATTATAAAATTTTCGGAAAAGAACGTATTAATTGTGGATGATAACAAAACAAATAGGTTTATAATAAGAAAATATATTGAAAGTTTGAGTATGAAATGTGTTGAAGCCAGAAATGGTATAGAGGCATTAAAAAAATTAAAGTTAAAAAGATACGATATATTATTGACTGATAGACAAATGCCGGAAATGACAGGTTTGGAACTTGCGGAGGAAATGAATAAAGATAAAGATTTAAAAAAAGTAAAGAAAATATTATTATCATCTATTTTAAATAAAGATGGAGATATTGAAATAGAAATAAAGTATTATAAATTTGATGCTATTATAGGAAAGCCTGTAAAAAGAAATGATTTAATAAATAGTATTATATCTATTTTTAAACCTGAAATTATAAAACAAAAAAATGATGAAGAGAAGATTAAAATATCCAATGAAATAAAAATATTGTATGTGGATGATGATGAAATAAATAGAGAAGTTGGAAGAATAATAATAGAATCATTAGGACCTACAGTTATTACAGTTGAAAATGGTGAAGAAGCAATTGAAATGATAAAAAATAATTATTTCGATATAGTTTTTATGGATATACAAATGCCAGTGATGAATGGATATGAAGCAACAAAAAAAATAAGGGAATTTAATAAAAGTATCCCTATAATAGCTATGACAGCTCATTTAATACTCCAATATAAAGAAGAAGCAATAAAAAGTGGGATGAATGATTTTATAACAAAACCAATAGAAATAGAGAGACTTTTACAAATAATAAAAAAATATTGCAAAAGTTTAAATAAAAAGTTTATTGAAAACCAAGATGAAAGAATTTTTCTCCAAAATACTCATTTTGATAAAGAAGAATTTATGAAAAGAGTATTAAATAAAAGAGACTTGGCTTTGAAAATTTTAGAAAAATATATAGATGACACAGAAAAAAATATAAAAAAGTTAAAAATTGCGTTGGATAAAGATGAAGAGGAAAATATTAAATTTTATGCACATACAATAAAAGGCTCATCGAGAAATGTTTCAGCGAATAAATTGGCAAAAATAGCAGAAAAAATTGAAATAAACCAGAATAAAAAAAATACAGAAAAAAATTTTGAAGAGCTGTTAGGAGAATTTGAAATTTTAAAAGAAATTATAGAAAAATTTTTAAAGGATGGAGGGATAAAAAACGGAAAAAATTTTAATAGTTGA
- the sdaAB gene encoding L-serine ammonia-lyase, iron-sulfur-dependent subunit beta, with translation MSMLDVVGPVMVGPSSSHTLGALKIARFAYKLFGEKPEKVEYYLHGSFAKTYLGHGTDRALIAGILGLREYDYEIKNAYNLAKKQNLKYSFIESDLGDVHPNTVLIRMFKDKKINEIQGASVGGGAIKITKINGVDCDLSGDYNTLIIVNKDIKGALENILKIIHVNVANLYLKRTNIIEGKSLTILELDEKPINLNELEKLECVIKYFYVGSDKDEI, from the coding sequence ATGTCTATGTTAGATGTTGTTGGTCCTGTAATGGTTGGTCCATCTAGTTCACACACACTCGGTGCATTAAAGATTGCAAGATTCGCTTATAAATTGTTTGGTGAAAAACCCGAAAAGGTTGAATATTATCTACATGGTTCTTTTGCAAAAACATATTTGGGTCACGGAACAGATAGAGCCTTAATTGCTGGTATTTTAGGATTACGGGAATATGATTATGAAATAAAAAATGCCTATAACCTTGCAAAAAAACAAAATTTAAAATATTCGTTTATTGAATCTGATCTTGGTGACGTTCATCCTAACACTGTTCTAATAAGAATGTTTAAAGATAAAAAAATAAATGAAATACAGGGAGCATCTGTTGGCGGTGGCGCAATAAAAATAACCAAAATAAACGGTGTTGATTGTGATCTCTCAGGAGATTATAATACATTAATAATCGTTAATAAAGATATAAAAGGAGCTTTGGAAAATATTCTAAAAATAATACATGTCAACGTTGCCAATCTGTATTTAAAAAGAACAAATATTATAGAAGGGAAATCTTTAACTATTTTGGAATTAGATGAAAAACCCATTAATTTAAATGAATTAGAAAAATTAGAATGTGTAATAAAATATTTTTATGTTGGAAGTGATAAAGATGAAATTTAA
- the sdaAA gene encoding L-serine ammonia-lyase, iron-sulfur-dependent, subunit alpha: MKFNHILEMWKETKIPFDEIILTEEMIETGMDPVIIKNNMRKLVEVMLTEADQNYGKKHESLTGLTGNNAEKFLKHTPKMLSEFNYVATITALSTAENNASMGRIVACPTAGACGIVPAILYALKKVYNANFEELLSAFIIAGAIGNIIAKKATISGAAGGCQAEIGTATAMASAALTYYFSKDAEKCGHAASLALKSLMGLVCDPVGGFVEVPCVKRNASAANIAISTSEMALSGIESVIPFDEVVDAMYRVGKMMHEDLRETGNGGIAATPTARKLVEDIKKSWK, from the coding sequence ATGAAATTTAATCATATATTAGAAATGTGGAAAGAAACAAAAATACCTTTTGATGAAATAATTTTGACTGAAGAAATGATTGAAACTGGGATGGATCCTGTTATTATAAAAAATAATATGAGAAAATTAGTAGAAGTCATGCTTACTGAAGCGGATCAAAATTATGGAAAAAAACACGAAAGTTTAACCGGACTAACAGGTAATAATGCTGAAAAGTTCCTTAAACACACACCAAAAATGCTAAGCGAATTCAATTATGTAGCAACAATCACTGCTCTTTCAACAGCAGAAAATAACGCATCCATGGGTAGAATTGTTGCTTGCCCTACTGCAGGTGCTTGTGGAATTGTCCCAGCTATATTATATGCTTTAAAAAAGGTTTATAATGCAAATTTTGAAGAACTCCTTTCTGCTTTTATAATTGCAGGAGCTATTGGAAATATAATAGCTAAAAAAGCTACAATATCTGGTGCAGCTGGCGGATGTCAGGCTGAGATAGGGACAGCTACTGCAATGGCTTCTGCAGCATTAACCTATTATTTTTCCAAAGATGCCGAAAAATGTGGTCATGCTGCTTCATTAGCATTAAAATCATTAATGGGGCTTGTTTGCGATCCAGTTGGTGGATTTGTAGAGGTACCTTGTGTTAAAAGAAACGCATCAGCCGCTAATATTGCTATATCCACATCAGAAATGGCATTATCTGGCATTGAAAGTGTAATTCCTTTTGATGAGGTTGTTGATGCAATGTATAGAGTAGGAAAAATGATGCATGAAGATTTACGAGAAACAGGTAATGGAGGAATAGCTGCTACTCCTACTGCAAGAAAATTAGTAGAAGATATTAAAAAAAGCTGGAAATAA
- a CDS encoding patatin-like phospholipase family protein, with amino-acid sequence MIFQGSFYYVIIEISEIKIKKGCESIKKTLVILAILLSINIFSKTLLVLGGGGAAGAYEIGVLKYMVENNIEVEGVYGVSVGALNGAGYVMGKLSEIEKLWKNIDDKDIFDLDTKNHHYKLKPFIFDPSPLYNFLNEIISEELILNSKYDYGILTFNITDFKPVFIRKEEMKGKMVDYIFASASYPLFGAIEIDGKKYTDGGVFSNTYPAFLADKYGYNKVIAVFPVIDTPTDFILYAILKTKKNILIIRPSDSVPFPLNFSPNYSEILIEMGYEDAKVISSFF; translated from the coding sequence CTGATTTTTCAGGGGAGTTTTTATTATGTTATAATAGAAATATCAGAGATAAAAATAAAAAAGGGATGTGAGAGCATAAAAAAAACATTAGTAATATTAGCGATACTGTTAAGTATTAACATTTTTTCAAAAACACTATTAGTCCTTGGTGGTGGGGGAGCAGCAGGTGCTTATGAAATAGGTGTTTTAAAATATATGGTAGAGAATAATATTGAAGTAGAGGGTGTTTATGGAGTTTCGGTAGGCGCATTAAATGGTGCTGGATATGTTATGGGAAAATTGAGCGAAATTGAAAAACTCTGGAAAAATATTGATGATAAAGACATTTTTGACCTTGATACAAAAAATCATCATTATAAATTAAAACCATTTATTTTTGACCCTTCACCATTGTATAATTTTTTAAATGAAATTATATCGGAGGAATTAATTTTAAATTCCAAATACGATTATGGAATATTAACCTTTAATATAACTGACTTTAAACCAGTCTTTATTCGAAAAGAAGAAATGAAAGGAAAAATGGTTGATTATATATTCGCAAGTGCAAGTTATCCTTTATTTGGTGCAATAGAGATAGATGGAAAAAAATATACAGATGGCGGTGTTTTCTCAAACACATATCCAGCATTTTTAGCAGATAAATATGGTTATAATAAAGTAATTGCTGTTTTTCCTGTAATAGATACACCAACAGATTTTATATTATATGCCATATTAAAAACAAAAAAAAATATATTGATAATAAGACCCTCAGACTCTGTTCCATTTCCACTTAATTTTTCTCCAAATTATTCAGAAATTTTAATAGAAATGGGATATGAAGATGCAAAAGTTATTTCCAGCTTTTTTTAA
- a CDS encoding bifunctional enoyl-CoA hydratase/phosphate acetyltransferase produces the protein MKTLKNVIEKAKTVSKKRVVVVGAEDKEALKAVSAAYDEGFIEPVLVGKKEVIEENLKELGREFDIIDTRTEEAAAEQGVRLVSSGAADIVMKGLIKTSKLLKAVLNKEWGLRTGSVLSHVALIETAALDSLKIVTDGGMIIKPTLDQKVAIIKNAVELSHSMGIENPKVALLAAVEVVNPDMPETLEAAIITQMNKRGQIKDCTIDGPLALDNALSEMAAKIKKINSEVAGHADILVVPDIHAGNVLGKSAVYLANGKIAGLVLGAKAPIVIVSRADTAESKLASLALAVLKAEK, from the coding sequence GTGAAAACATTAAAGAACGTAATAGAAAAAGCAAAAACTGTTAGCAAAAAAAGGGTAGTAGTTGTTGGTGCTGAAGATAAAGAAGCATTAAAAGCAGTATCCGCAGCATATGATGAAGGTTTTATTGAACCAGTTTTAGTGGGAAAAAAAGAAGTTATAGAAGAAAATTTAAAAGAATTAGGAAGAGAATTCGATATTATAGATACACGAACCGAAGAAGCAGCAGCAGAACAGGGTGTAAGATTGGTTTCATCAGGTGCTGCAGATATTGTGATGAAGGGTTTAATAAAAACATCAAAACTTTTGAAAGCAGTTTTGAATAAAGAGTGGGGATTAAGAACAGGAAGTGTATTAAGTCATGTAGCCTTGATAGAAACAGCAGCATTGGATTCATTAAAAATAGTAACAGATGGAGGAATGATAATAAAGCCAACATTGGATCAAAAAGTGGCAATAATTAAAAATGCAGTAGAATTATCACATTCTATGGGAATAGAGAACCCAAAAGTGGCATTATTAGCTGCAGTAGAAGTTGTAAATCCTGATATGCCAGAAACTCTTGAAGCAGCAATAATTACTCAAATGAATAAAAGAGGACAAATAAAAGACTGTACAATAGACGGACCTTTGGCATTGGATAATGCTTTAAGCGAAATGGCAGCAAAAATAAAAAAGATAAATAGTGAAGTAGCTGGTCATGCTGATATTTTAGTAGTACCAGATATTCATGCGGGTAATGTTTTAGGAAAATCAGCAGTATATCTTGCAAATGGAAAAATTGCCGGGTTAGTTTTAGGTGCAAAAGCTCCAATAGTTATTGTTTCAAGGGCAGATACAGCTGAATCAAAATTAGCTTCATTAGCTTTAGCAGTATTAAAAGCAGAAAAATAA
- a CDS encoding carboxypeptidase-like regulatory domain-containing protein → MKKILYLLLIILLLLASCITQNDNSEKSVISFYLTDAPDENISKAEINIKEINLSSDATKIILLRNENINFLTLSGTLLIMKRIEVIDENLLKNSKINITLDSTIDIGSKKITITSTEITLKLDTSEFYPGRDYNVIVDLDLGTSLSGDTNFTPNFRLWMIADSNADYKNVSGYVFDDIQSQTPKPHRTVLITDTNYSTILYSTLSNSNGEYRFNKIKLDLTKNYKIAVAYSGINIDSNSLDFSSYIITDSATTLDTNKEEINLYIGEGQ, encoded by the coding sequence ATGAAAAAAATATTATATTTATTACTAATAATATTATTACTATTGGCTTCTTGTATAACTCAAAATGATAATTCAGAAAAATCTGTAATATCTTTTTATTTAACAGATGCACCAGATGAAAATATATCAAAAGCAGAAATAAATATAAAAGAAATAAATTTATCTTCAGATGCTACAAAAATAATTTTACTTAGAAACGAAAATATAAATTTTTTAACATTATCAGGAACATTACTAATAATGAAAAGAATTGAAGTAATAGATGAAAATCTATTAAAAAATTCAAAAATAAACATTACTTTGGATTCTACAATAGATATTGGAAGTAAAAAAATTACTATAACTTCAACAGAAATAACCTTAAAATTAGATACATCAGAATTTTATCCTGGTAGAGATTATAATGTAATAGTCGATCTTGATTTAGGAACATCGTTAAGTGGAGACACAAATTTTACACCTAATTTTAGATTATGGATGATAGCTGATTCAAACGCCGATTATAAAAATGTATCAGGATATGTTTTCGATGATATTCAAAGTCAAACACCAAAGCCTCATAGAACTGTTTTAATAACCGATACAAATTATTCTACAATACTTTATTCAACGCTTTCTAATTCAAATGGAGAATATAGGTTTAATAAAATAAAATTGGATTTAACAAAAAATTATAAAATAGCTGTAGCTTATTCAGGTATAAATATAGATAGCAATTCTTTAGATTTTTCTTCTTATATAATTACAGATAGTGCAACAACTTTAGATACTAATAAAGAGGAAATAAATTTATATATAGGAGAAGGACAATAA
- a CDS encoding MBL fold metallo-hydrolase — protein sequence MKIKWFGHSCFGIEYLNIKILTDPFDETVGYPLPDYSPDIITESHQHFDHNAHHLIRGKYILINTPGKHLSKGVKITGLKTYHDKSYGHERGENIIFKMKFSDGLTLAHCGDLGDIPDEKVLNELKDIDILMIPVGGYYTIDANEAKDIVNKVKPKLIIPMHFKTKYINFPISSVENFLNLMMSSVTNAGKDYVLSKEQLNATESKILLFDL from the coding sequence ATGAAAATAAAGTGGTTTGGACATTCTTGTTTTGGGATTGAGTATTTGAATATAAAGATATTAACTGATCCGTTTGATGAAACTGTTGGTTATCCTTTACCAGATTATAGTCCAGATATAATAACTGAGAGTCACCAACATTTTGATCACAATGCACATCATTTGATTAGAGGTAAATATATATTAATAAACACACCAGGAAAACATTTATCAAAAGGTGTAAAAATTACAGGATTAAAAACATATCATGATAAGTCTTATGGTCATGAAAGAGGAGAAAATATTATTTTTAAAATGAAATTTTCAGATGGATTAACCTTAGCTCATTGTGGAGATTTAGGCGATATACCAGATGAAAAAGTTTTAAATGAATTAAAAGACATAGATATATTAATGATTCCTGTTGGAGGATATTATACTATAGATGCAAATGAAGCAAAAGATATTGTTAACAAAGTAAAACCAAAATTAATTATTCCAATGCATTTTAAAACAAAATATATAAATTTTCCAATTAGTTCAGTAGAAAATTTTTTAAATTTGATGATGAGTTCAGTTACAAATGCTGGAAAAGACTATGTATTAAGCAAAGAACAATTAAATGCAACAGAATCGAAAATATTATTGTTTGACCTTTGA
- the lnt gene encoding apolipoprotein N-acyltransferase — MNYLLPIISGVLTGLAMPGNLFSFLIWFSVAPFLYSFSKSKGTFERLFKVFLYSYSLMFSTLWWEIPVLSKNIPEVINSFPGYIGFFSFLLMILILTLPYYIIWFLGELYFRKSRVINFKSITLFSVFSYAAAEVLKQFGDFAFTGGNLSDALYLHTGFLQILPFTGTIGLTILILLVNSFIAFVRERERLKYAIIIIGSLYVINFAISEKLPLIKMNENAVKISVFQTNVPQEVKYSDNMWNSYVEISNYLQENNDKTDLLILPEAIFIKDIRESEIFRIIQEAVKISNKNWIIGFPIYNSEKKEFYNSALYLNKSGEIENIYNKIKLMPFAEFLPYENIFRIFSFFKLVNYYTPGSDYSVLNLKDKKFSVQICFETYFPEVSRNFVKNGAQFLIAISNDGWFSHKTALLQHFSKSVLRAAENRRTFIQVSNTGITGIVDKYGRIVETLPIKTYSSANFNVPIESKETFYTKYANIIIIIILILAMLFSLI, encoded by the coding sequence TTGAATTATTTATTGCCAATTATTTCAGGGGTGTTGACAGGACTGGCAATGCCAGGAAATCTTTTTTCATTTTTAATTTGGTTTTCAGTAGCTCCATTTTTATATTCATTTTCAAAATCTAAAGGAACCTTTGAAAGATTATTTAAAGTTTTTCTTTATTCATATTCTTTAATGTTTTCCACATTATGGTGGGAAATACCTGTATTATCAAAAAACATACCAGAGGTAATAAATTCATTTCCAGGATATATAGGATTTTTTTCATTTTTATTGATGATATTAATATTAACCCTACCATATTATATAATCTGGTTTTTAGGGGAATTATATTTTAGAAAATCAAGAGTAATAAATTTTAAATCCATAACATTATTTTCTGTTTTTTCATATGCTGCAGCAGAGGTGTTAAAACAATTTGGTGATTTTGCTTTTACTGGTGGGAATCTTTCAGATGCATTATATTTGCATACAGGTTTTTTACAAATTCTACCATTTACAGGGACAATAGGTTTAACAATATTAATTCTTTTAGTTAATTCCTTTATTGCGTTTGTTCGTGAAAGAGAAAGATTAAAATATGCTATTATTATAATAGGATCATTATATGTAATAAATTTTGCAATTTCAGAAAAACTACCATTAATAAAAATGAATGAAAATGCTGTAAAAATAAGTGTTTTTCAGACAAATGTTCCACAGGAAGTAAAATATTCAGATAATATGTGGAATTCATATGTTGAAATATCAAATTATTTGCAGGAAAATAATGATAAAACAGATTTGTTAATTTTACCAGAAGCAATATTTATAAAAGATATTAGAGAATCAGAAATATTTAGAATAATTCAAGAAGCTGTAAAAATATCGAATAAAAATTGGATAATAGGATTTCCAATATATAATTCAGAGAAAAAAGAGTTTTATAATAGTGCATTATATCTAAATAAAAGTGGAGAAATAGAAAATATATATAACAAAATAAAATTGATGCCATTTGCGGAATTTTTGCCATATGAAAATATATTTAGAATATTTTCTTTCTTTAAGTTAGTTAATTATTATACACCAGGTAGTGATTATTCGGTTTTAAATTTAAAAGATAAAAAATTTAGTGTTCAAATATGTTTTGAAACATATTTTCCTGAAGTATCGAGAAATTTTGTAAAAAATGGGGCGCAGTTCTTAATTGCAATATCAAATGATGGCTGGTTTAGTCATAAAACAGCATTACTTCAACATTTTTCAAAAAGTGTTTTAAGAGCAGCAGAAAATAGAAGAACATTTATTCAGGTTTCTAACACTGGAATCACAGGTATAGTAGATAAATATGGAAGAATAGTTGAAACATTACCTATAAAAACATATTCGAGTGCAAATTTCAATGTTCCAATTGAAAGTAAAGAAACATTTTATACAAAATATGCAAATATTATAATTATTATAATATTAATATTAGCTATGCTCTTTAGTTTGATTTAG
- a CDS encoding adenine nucleotide alpha-hydrolase family protein translates to MDASLNLKIEQIKTEIKNIVKDEILYVAFSGGMDSTVAAFLAKEALGPEKVKLVNVLFGPFTYSKSVESVLKTAEELGLEIEFADKHKAQHKIMIHGPNCNQCTKQLKMSGVKDIAKNNLVATGANQSDSWGKTCIKVMNNLYSPIIGLTKEELRAIVKKYNLNIRRVGENAHREGCKLKHLLKLLVNMDYHGRAVSFANEIIHDILDRYEYKREIANVKIIGPLSKNIALINIKPHPPKEIYDEIVEILKDEKSIDEVYIINKPIELTISANPGIFGNEESRYWIEKGRLQPEFAAPIKVIWKKSRNERLSTFHAVDFQFIEE, encoded by the coding sequence GTGGATGCAAGTTTAAACTTAAAAATTGAACAAATAAAGACAGAAATAAAAAACATTGTGAAAGACGAAATATTATATGTAGCTTTTTCTGGTGGTATGGATAGTACAGTGGCAGCTTTTTTGGCAAAAGAAGCTTTAGGTCCAGAAAAGGTAAAACTTGTAAATGTATTATTTGGCCCATTTACATATTCAAAAAGTGTAGAATCCGTTTTAAAAACAGCAGAAGAATTAGGGCTTGAAATAGAATTTGCAGACAAACATAAAGCGCAGCATAAAATTATGATCCACGGTCCAAATTGTAATCAATGTACAAAACAATTAAAAATGTCAGGAGTAAAGGATATAGCAAAAAATAATCTAGTAGCAACAGGAGCTAATCAGTCTGATTCATGGGGAAAAACATGCATAAAGGTTATGAACAATCTATATTCACCTATTATAGGATTAACCAAAGAAGAATTAAGAGCGATAGTTAAAAAATATAATTTAAATATAAGAAGAGTAGGTGAAAATGCTCACAGAGAGGGCTGCAAACTAAAGCATTTATTAAAATTATTGGTAAATATGGATTATCATGGAAGAGCTGTTTCATTTGCAAATGAGATAATTCACGATATTTTAGATAGATATGAATATAAACGAGAAATAGCAAATGTAAAAATAATAGGACCTTTATCAAAAAATATAGCTTTAATAAATATAAAGCCACATCCTCCAAAAGAGATATATGATGAAATTGTTGAAATATTAAAAGATGAAAAGAGTATAGATGAGGTTTATATTATAAATAAACCAATAGAGCTAACTATTAGTGCAAATCCTGGAATATTTGGAAATGAAGAATCGAGATATTGGATAGAAAAAGGAAGATTACAACCAGAATTTGCTGCACCTATAAAAGTAATATGGAAAAAATCAAGAAATGAAAGATTGTCAACTTTTCATGCTGTAGATTTTCAGTTTATAGAGGAGTGA